The following are from one region of the Oncorhynchus nerka isolate Pitt River linkage group LG8, Oner_Uvic_2.0, whole genome shotgun sequence genome:
- the LOC115133385 gene encoding myeloid zinc finger 1-like, producing MSKLQLLHVFLNERLTAAVVEIVGAVEKTVAEYQEENDRLRRMLRITQEIKLCKIGSLPLSLAVAEEEDPPEQQHCEQEWNPSLVQEDPKPTQIIEEEQIQGLEPDIIEFKFTPSCVKSECDQEDPLWSLTLPKTQIVEHVDIDSKRVDPEPFATVTHLKGFDISRDPPDNQNNASIHSSAISSNPVGLDSSPPLDPSPTLAPTPPMGKPCNYPFYGKTFKQKGNLSMHMRIHTGEMPFSCGDCGKCFIQKGDLRRHILTHTGEKPFSCNFCSKSFNQKGDLRRHILTHTGEKPFSCGDCGKSFSQKGDLRRHILTHTGEKPFSCGDCGKSFRLKGNLTTHTLTHKGVKQHGCAVCGLRFTHKAYLLKHVHKVHKERKQDEN from the exons ATGTCTAAACTACAGCTGTTGCATGTGTTTTTAAATGAGCGTTTAACGGCGGCTGTTGTGGAGATTGTCGGGGCAGTTGAGAAAACGGTGGCGGAGTACCAGGAGGAGAATGATCGGCTACGGAGAATGCTGCGGATCACACAGGAGATAAAACTATGTAAAATAG gctccctgcctctctctcttgctgtcgcTGAAGAGGAGGATCCACCTGAGCAGCAGCACTGTGAGCAAGAGTGGAATCCCAGTCTGGTGCAGGAGGACCCAAAGCCCACACAGATTATAGAGGAAGAGCAGATTCAAGGGCTGGAGCCTGATATCATAGAGTTCAAATTCACTCCTTCCTGTGTGAAAAGTGAATGTGATCAGGAGGACCCACTTTGGTCCTTGACTCTTCCTAAAACCCAGATTGTGGAGCACGTAGATATTGACTCTAAACGAGTGGATCCTGAACCTTTTGCCACTGTGACCCACCTGAAGGGTTTCGACATTTCCCGTGACCCTCCAGATAATCAAAACAATGCCTCTATCCACAGCTCAGCCATAAGCAGCAACCCAGTAGGACTTGACAGCAGCCCACCATTGGATCCCAGCCCAACATTGGCTCCGACCCCACCAATGGGGAAACCCTGCAACTACCCCTTTTATGGCAAGACATTCAAACAAAAAGGAAATCTGTCCATGCACATGCgtattcacacaggagagatgccatttagctgtggtgactgtgggaagTGCTTTATTCAGAAGGGTGACTTAAGGAGACATATactgactcacacaggagagaaaccatttagctGTAATTTTTGCAGTAAAAGCTTCAATCAGAAGGGGGACCTAAGGAGGCATATactgactcacacaggagagaaaccgttTAGCTGTGGCgactgtgggaaaagcttcaGTCAGAAGGGGGACCTAAGGAGGCATATactgactcacacaggagagaaaccatttagctgtgGCGACTGTGGGAAAAGCTTCCGTCTCAAGGGGAACCTAAccactcatacactcactcacaAAGGAGTGAAACAACATGGCTGTGCAGTCTGTGGTTTAAGATTCACTCACAAGGCTTATCTGCTGAAGCATGTGCATAAAGTCCACAAAGAAAGAAAACAGGATGAAAACTGA
- the LOC115133389 gene encoding LOW QUALITY PROTEIN: SLAM family member 8-like (The sequence of the model RefSeq protein was modified relative to this genomic sequence to represent the inferred CDS: inserted 2 bases in 1 codon) gives MSAGPFFSKYGILLLLGSIFQYGVGVPLIINKRVGDSVELQAGLETGHFKSLVWKFMGKDIAEFNSEVVYSPGSQFEGRLKMNTNNYSLTVRELTLQDSGDFLHTGEGDKGQIGSKTITLKVHEPISKVAIQTDIKLLSNHSCMVLLVCNVSSYPNITYTWEIDNEIYGDGQQIHFSLSPAERDISVNCNASNLVSWKTASATVKCRNDTTTPGLAWYTMYIGISVGGAVVLILTVAVAVCYCRGRSNTADLTDNTIYADIMDNTIIRDTRSNSHVNPISIYETVNXVIPRLNKPQTLYDKITFGRPEGPQSPYQEVL, from the exons ATGTCTGCTGGTCCCTTCTTCTCCAAATACGGAATACTACTTCTTCTAGGCTCCATCTTCCAATATG GTGTAGGTGTTCCTCTGATCATCAACAAGAGAGTGGGGGACTCCGTGGAGCTGCAGGCGGGCTTAGAGACGGGACATTTCAAATCCTTGGTGTGGAAGTTTATGGGAAAGGATATTGCAGAATTCAACTCAGAAGTTGTATATTCACCTGGATCCCAGTTTGAGGGGAGACTAAAGATGAACACCAACAACTACAGTTTAACAGTCAGAGAACTGACACTGCAAGACTCAGGGGATTTTCTACATACAGGCGAAGGGGACAAAGGTCAGATTGGCAGTAAGACCATCACTCTGAAGGTCCACG AGCCTATATCCAAGGTGGCGATCCAGACAGACATCAAGCTATTGTCCAACCACTCCTGTATGGTGCTGCTGGTGTGCAACGTGTCCTCCTACCCCAACATTACCTACACCTGGGAGATAGACAATGAGATCTACGGGGATGGCCAGCAgattcacttctctctctcaccagcagagagagacatcagTGTAAATTGCAACGCCTccaacctagtcagttggaaaactGCCTCTGCGACAGTAAAGTGTAGAAATGACACAACCACCCCAG GACTGGCGTGGTATACCATGTACATCGGAATATCAGTAGGAGGCGCTGTGGTGCTAATCCTCACTGTAGCTGTGGCAGTGTGCTACTGCAGGGGCCGAAGTAACACAG CAGATCTAACTGACAACACAATATATGCTGATATTATGGACAACACAATAATTAGAGAT ACAAGATCAAACAGTCATGTAAACCCAATATCCATCTATGAAACTGTCAA GGTTATCCCAAGATTGAACAAG CCACAGACTCTGTATGACAAGATCACATTTGGACGCCCAGAAGGCCCCCAATCTCCCTACCAGGAAGTACTGTGA